A DNA window from Desulfovibrionales bacterium contains the following coding sequences:
- a CDS encoding sigma-54 dependent transcriptional regulator yields MESILIVDDEKNYLIVLKELLSEENYEVVTAENAPQALEIFKESDFDLVLTDMKMPNMDGIELLENIRSVNSEIPVIVMTAYATVEKAVKAMKKGAFDYVTKPFQNEELKITVRKAIDLYKLKRENLNLRHEVSRKYQFGNIIGKSPAMLKLYEMIEKVADTKATVLITGETGTGKELVAKAVHYNSPRKNNAFVSVNCAAIPETLLESELFGHEKGSFTGAIAMRKGRFELADGGTIFLDEIAEMPAALQAKLLRALQEMEFERVGGTKTLKIDVRVIAASNKDLKKEVETGNLREDLYYRLNVVRLHLPPLRERPGDIPLLAAHFLNKYGQAVGKSHLEILPAAMRQLYARSWPGNVRELEHVIERAVILASGHEITPADMASESQEAENIDLDIDRFIPMQVKLNEALEDVEAKMIKRALARAGNVQAHAAAMLGITKSLLQYKMKKYNI; encoded by the coding sequence ATGGAAAGCATACTGATCGTGGATGACGAAAAAAACTATTTAATTGTGCTAAAAGAACTGCTATCCGAAGAAAATTATGAGGTCGTAACCGCCGAAAATGCCCCACAGGCGTTGGAAATATTTAAGGAATCCGACTTTGATCTGGTGCTGACGGACATGAAGATGCCCAACATGGATGGCATAGAACTCCTGGAAAACATCCGGTCTGTTAACAGCGAAATCCCGGTAATTGTCATGACCGCCTATGCCACGGTAGAAAAGGCGGTCAAGGCCATGAAGAAAGGGGCGTTTGATTACGTCACCAAGCCTTTTCAGAATGAGGAGTTGAAGATAACCGTCCGCAAGGCAATCGACCTCTATAAGCTGAAACGCGAGAATCTGAACCTCAGACACGAAGTAAGCCGCAAATATCAATTCGGGAATATCATAGGCAAGAGCCCGGCTATGCTTAAACTCTATGAGATGATTGAAAAGGTAGCTGACACCAAGGCTACCGTGCTCATCACCGGTGAAACCGGCACCGGTAAGGAACTGGTAGCCAAGGCTGTCCATTATAATAGCCCGCGTAAAAATAATGCCTTTGTCTCTGTAAACTGTGCCGCCATCCCGGAAACCCTCCTGGAAAGCGAGCTTTTCGGCCACGAAAAAGGCTCTTTTACCGGCGCTATCGCGATGCGTAAGGGGCGTTTTGAACTGGCGGACGGAGGCACTATTTTTCTGGATGAAATAGCCGAGATGCCGGCAGCCTTACAGGCCAAACTGCTGAGGGCCCTGCAGGAGATGGAGTTTGAACGCGTAGGGGGGACAAAAACGCTCAAAATAGATGTACGGGTTATTGCCGCCTCCAACAAAGACCTCAAAAAAGAGGTCGAAACAGGTAACCTGAGGGAAGATCTCTATTATCGCCTCAACGTGGTACGCCTGCATTTACCCCCTTTGCGGGAAAGACCCGGTGATATTCCTCTCCTCGCCGCACATTTCCTGAATAAATACGGTCAGGCAGTCGGTAAGAGTCATCTGGAAATACTTCCGGCAGCCATGCGTCAACTCTACGCCAGATCCTGGCCGGGCAATGTGCGCGAACTGGAGCATGTCATCGAACGGGCGGTTATTCTGGCCTCCGGCCACGAGATAACACCGGCCGATATGGCTTCAGAATCACAGGAAGCAGAAAATATCGACCTGGACATAGACCGTTTTATCCCCATGCAGGTCAAACTAAACGAGGCCTTGGAAGACGTGGAGGCCAAGATGATAAAAAGGGCGCTGGCCCGCGCCGGAAATGTGCAGGCCCATGCCGCTGCCATGCTGGGAATTACCAAAAGCCTGTTGCAATACAAGATGAAAAAATACAATATCTAA
- a CDS encoding PAS domain S-box protein yields the protein MKTGFFKKSIRNRILLGILTVPALSVLIFIPWSLNFIDKTALKQAQEKVEFDLNSARVIYNGELYHLSRLILYQSLRTSITNEIFSGKPGPLKKELDKLKDLEKVDILLATDNKGRVVARAGISEVQGDDLSTDKLISRALKGQCVYATDLLPLERLARERGDLAERACIEIIPTPRAKPKSRPKRLGSGMVLAAAQPVMADGKVAGTLYTAQLLNHNFDIVDKTRDTVYRDRLYKGRMVGTSTIFQGEVRISTNVQTRDGRRAIGTCISAEVGEACLEKGERWIGRAFVVQDWYITAYEPIYDLDKKIIGVLYVGTLESPYVGLKDELFTQIVLFVIGITPFGVLISIFVSKKIVRPIKELAVATEKIAEGDYTRRAIIESPDEVGMLASSFNRMTESIQAKTEALNEAQKSLYNYSKNLEELVKERTERLLATEMRYTNLFEIANDAFFTIDRNYIFTSINSYGENLTGYSREDMTGKMHLLDIVHPDERDLVRNKIERVIAGKAATVGIAFRLIDKTRTEKIIEMHISVLKEGKAGAGILGIARDVTERRKLEEDVSRTRDELQVLFNSITDGIDVVDRDYNVIKANEGMARQRGIPVQDMIGRKCYEIFYKRQKPCEGCVVEETFKTGKTYFKTRERTRSNGTVVSADVFTFPIFDHEDRIIQVVEYSRDVTERKQLEQQLLQAQKMETVGVLAGGIAHDFNNLLSGILGYASLLKTRTREGDSLYRYADTIEQSAVKAARLTRQLLTFSRGDKSRTEPVNINKIAEETLQILERTIDRSIQIHKEFSPDIWAIDADPSQMEQVLLNICINARDAMPTGGILTIKTENVTLNDEPLADYPETATGNYVRITISDTGTGIARDIQHKIFDPFFSTKDKGKGTGLGLSVVYGVIKNHGGFINLKSEPMKGTTLEIYIPASTNIAAPSDSAASVKESRGGHENILLVDDEEVVRDLGREVLESYGYKVIPAADGIEAVSIYEKQKDEIDLIILDMIMPRMGGIETFERLQAVNPAVKVIVSSGYSSDGHYQAVVQKGAKGFIQKPYKIDELTKMVRQALDES from the coding sequence GTGAAAACAGGCTTTTTCAAAAAGTCCATACGTAACCGGATCCTTCTGGGTATATTGACAGTCCCGGCCCTTTCTGTCCTTATCTTCATCCCCTGGAGCCTGAACTTTATTGATAAGACCGCGCTAAAACAGGCCCAGGAAAAAGTGGAGTTTGACCTCAATTCTGCCCGCGTTATTTATAACGGCGAGCTTTATCACCTGTCCAGGTTAATACTCTATCAATCCCTGCGGACTTCCATAACTAATGAAATATTTAGCGGCAAACCGGGACCCTTGAAAAAGGAACTGGATAAGTTAAAGGACCTGGAAAAGGTTGATATCCTCCTGGCCACCGACAATAAAGGACGGGTAGTGGCCCGGGCTGGAATCTCAGAGGTACAGGGTGATGACCTCTCCACAGATAAACTGATATCAAGGGCGCTGAAGGGACAGTGTGTTTATGCCACAGACCTCCTCCCCTTAGAAAGACTGGCCCGGGAGAGAGGAGACCTGGCAGAACGGGCTTGCATTGAGATAATTCCCACACCACGGGCCAAACCGAAGTCCAGACCAAAGCGCCTCGGCAGCGGCATGGTGCTGGCGGCGGCTCAACCGGTTATGGCCGACGGCAAGGTAGCAGGAACGCTCTATACTGCACAACTCCTTAATCACAATTTTGACATTGTTGATAAAACCAGAGATACGGTTTACCGGGATCGGCTCTATAAGGGCCGCATGGTGGGCACCTCGACTATCTTCCAGGGCGAAGTGAGGATTTCGACCAATGTCCAGACAAGGGATGGCCGGCGGGCCATCGGCACCTGTATATCGGCCGAGGTCGGCGAGGCCTGCCTGGAAAAAGGTGAGCGCTGGATCGGCCGGGCCTTTGTAGTCCAAGATTGGTACATCACAGCCTATGAGCCTATCTATGACCTTGATAAAAAGATCATCGGCGTACTCTACGTAGGGACGCTGGAATCGCCTTACGTCGGGTTAAAGGATGAGCTATTTACCCAGATCGTTCTCTTCGTCATAGGTATTACCCCCTTTGGGGTGCTGATCTCTATATTTGTCTCCAAGAAGATAGTACGACCCATAAAAGAACTTGCTGTTGCTACAGAGAAAATTGCCGAAGGCGACTACACCAGACGGGCTATCATAGAAAGTCCGGACGAAGTCGGGATGCTGGCCTCCTCTTTCAATCGTATGACGGAAAGTATCCAGGCCAAGACTGAGGCCCTGAATGAGGCGCAGAAGAGTCTCTATAATTACTCCAAAAATCTGGAAGAGTTGGTTAAAGAACGGACCGAACGGCTTCTGGCTACAGAGATGCGCTATACTAACCTCTTCGAGATAGCCAATGACGCCTTTTTCACGATAGACAGAAATTATATCTTTACCTCTATCAACAGCTACGGAGAAAATCTAACCGGATATTCCCGGGAAGATATGACAGGAAAAATGCATCTCCTGGACATCGTCCATCCCGATGAACGCGATCTGGTAAGGAATAAGATCGAAAGAGTCATTGCCGGTAAGGCCGCAACAGTGGGAATCGCTTTCCGCTTAATAGATAAGACCCGTACCGAAAAAATCATAGAAATGCATATTTCCGTACTGAAGGAAGGCAAGGCCGGCGCCGGGATACTGGGCATCGCCAGGGATGTGACCGAACGAAGGAAACTGGAAGAGGATGTGTCCCGCACCAGGGATGAACTTCAGGTGCTCTTTAACAGCATCACCGATGGCATAGACGTCGTGGACAGAGATTACAACGTTATCAAGGCCAATGAAGGCATGGCCAGACAGCGTGGCATACCCGTGCAGGACATGATTGGGCGCAAGTGTTACGAAATCTTCTACAAACGTCAAAAGCCGTGCGAGGGTTGTGTGGTTGAGGAGACCTTTAAAACTGGCAAAACATACTTTAAAACACGGGAGCGGACCAGAAGCAACGGGACGGTAGTCAGCGCCGACGTATTTACCTTCCCCATATTCGACCATGAAGACCGGATAATACAGGTGGTAGAGTATTCCCGTGATGTTACAGAAAGAAAGCAGTTGGAACAGCAGCTTTTGCAGGCCCAGAAGATGGAAACCGTAGGGGTCCTGGCCGGAGGGATTGCCCATGATTTTAATAACCTGCTCTCCGGGATACTGGGTTATGCCTCGCTCCTTAAAACCAGGACCCGGGAGGGAGATTCTTTATATAGATATGCCGATACCATTGAGCAATCAGCGGTCAAGGCCGCCCGTTTGACCCGGCAATTACTGACCTTCAGTCGTGGGGATAAATCCCGTACAGAACCTGTAAATATAAATAAGATTGCCGAGGAAACCCTTCAAATCCTGGAAAGAACTATCGATAGAAGCATCCAGATCCATAAGGAATTCTCGCCGGATATATGGGCCATAGACGCAGACCCCTCTCAGATGGAACAGGTTCTCCTCAACATCTGCATAAATGCCCGGGATGCCATGCCCACCGGGGGCATCCTAACGATCAAGACGGAAAATGTAACGCTTAACGACGAACCCCTGGCCGATTACCCGGAGACAGCCACAGGCAATTACGTCAGGATTACCATTTCCGATACCGGCACCGGGATAGCCAGGGATATCCAGCACAAGATATTCGATCCATTTTTTAGCACCAAGGACAAGGGGAAGGGAACGGGCCTGGGGTTATCCGTAGTCTATGGCGTGATCAAAAATCATGGGGGGTTCATCAACCTCAAAAGCGAACCCATGAAGGGCACAACCCTTGAGATCTATATCCCGGCGTCAACTAACATAGCTGCCCCATCAGACTCAGCCGCATCAGTAAAGGAATCAAGGGGCGGGCATGAAAATATCCTCTTGGTAGATGATGAGGAGGTAGTAAGGGACCTGGGCAGGGAAGTCCTTGAGAGCTACGGATATAAGGTTATACCGGCGGCTGACGGCATCGAAGCCGTTAGTATCTATGAGAAACAAAAAGACGAAATTGACTTGATTATTCTGGACATGATCATGCCCAGGATGGGTGGTATCGAGACCTTTGAACGGCTTCAAGCCGTCAACCCGGCAGTCAAAGTTATCGTCTCCAGCGGTTATAGCTCAGACGGGCACTATCAAGCCGTAGTCCAAAAAGGCGCTAAAGGATTTATCCAGAAGCCTTACAAGATCGACGAATTAACCAAAATGGTCCGCCAGGCCCTGGACGAGAGTTGA
- the dnaK gene encoding molecular chaperone DnaK, with product MGKVIGIDLGTTNSCVAIMEGNEPKVIANVEGGRTTPSIVAFTESGERLAGQIAKRQSITNPTNTVFAIKRLIGRKYRDAEVQKAIKVLPYKIVEGTDGDAYVQIKDKDYSPAEISAMILQKMKQTAEEYLGEKVTDAVVTVPAYFNDSQRQATKDAGRIAGLNVLRIINEPTAASLAYGLDKKKEEKIAVFDLGGGTFDISILEIGEGVFEVKSTNGDTFLGGEDFDLRVVHYLADEFKKDQGIDLRQDKMALQRLKEAAEKAKMELSTSLETDINLPFITADASGPKHLGMKLTRAKLESLVEDLINKVEGPCRMALKDAGLKPSDINEAILVGGMTRMPSVQQKVREIFEKEPHKGVNPDEVVAVGAAIQAGVLKGEVKDVLLLDVTPLSLGIETLGGVLTKLIEKNTTIPTRRSQIFSTAADSQPAVSIHVLQGERDMAADNKTIGRFELVGIPPAPRGVPQVEVAFDIDANGILHVSAKDLGTGREQSIKITASSGLSEEEIRKMVRDAEAHAEEDHKKKALAEARNHADTLIYATEKSMADLGDKVDATTRSNVEDAVTRLKKAMEGNDAEEIKRLSEELTKASHKLAEALYAKTAQAEAAGAGGPGAASGEEQAKKGEEEVVEAEFEEVK from the coding sequence ATGGGTAAAGTTATTGGTATCGATTTGGGAACGACCAACTCTTGTGTAGCTATCATGGAGGGAAACGAGCCTAAAGTAATAGCTAACGTTGAAGGCGGTCGAACCACTCCATCTATAGTGGCTTTTACGGAAAGCGGTGAGCGATTGGCCGGCCAGATTGCCAAAAGGCAGTCTATTACTAATCCGACTAACACTGTTTTTGCCATTAAGCGACTCATAGGCCGCAAATATAGGGACGCGGAGGTCCAGAAGGCTATTAAGGTCCTCCCATACAAAATCGTGGAAGGAACAGATGGAGACGCCTACGTACAGATCAAGGATAAGGACTATAGCCCGGCAGAAATATCGGCCATGATCCTGCAGAAGATGAAGCAGACTGCGGAAGAATATCTCGGGGAAAAGGTCACCGACGCTGTAGTTACAGTCCCGGCATATTTTAATGACAGTCAGCGCCAGGCCACCAAGGATGCCGGCCGCATTGCAGGCCTGAATGTCCTCCGGATCATAAACGAGCCGACAGCGGCCTCGCTGGCCTACGGCCTGGACAAGAAAAAGGAAGAAAAGATCGCCGTCTTTGACCTCGGGGGCGGTACCTTTGATATCTCCATCCTGGAAATAGGCGAAGGCGTCTTTGAGGTTAAATCCACCAACGGGGATACCTTTCTGGGTGGTGAAGATTTCGATCTGCGCGTCGTTCATTACCTGGCCGATGAATTTAAAAAGGATCAGGGAATTGATCTCAGGCAGGACAAGATGGCCTTACAGAGGCTGAAAGAGGCCGCAGAAAAGGCCAAGATGGAACTTTCCACCTCCCTGGAGACGGATATAAATCTTCCCTTCATCACGGCTGACGCCAGCGGCCCCAAACATCTGGGCATGAAACTTACCCGCGCCAAGCTGGAATCATTAGTGGAAGACCTTATCAATAAAGTGGAAGGACCATGCCGGATGGCCCTGAAAGACGCCGGGCTTAAGCCTTCGGATATAAATGAGGCAATCCTGGTCGGCGGCATGACGCGTATGCCCAGTGTGCAGCAAAAGGTACGGGAGATCTTCGAGAAAGAGCCGCATAAGGGCGTCAATCCGGACGAGGTAGTGGCCGTGGGAGCCGCCATTCAGGCCGGTGTCCTTAAAGGCGAGGTAAAGGACGTCCTGCTCCTGGACGTGACTCCGCTCTCCCTGGGGATTGAGACGCTCGGGGGGGTGCTTACAAAGCTCATCGAGAAGAATACTACCATCCCTACCCGGCGGAGCCAGATTTTTTCCACCGCCGCAGATAGTCAGCCGGCCGTATCTATCCACGTCCTGCAGGGCGAACGTGATATGGCGGCAGATAATAAGACCATCGGCCGTTTTGAACTCGTCGGCATCCCCCCGGCCCCGCGCGGAGTGCCCCAGGTTGAGGTTGCCTTTGACATTGACGCCAACGGTATCCTTCATGTCTCCGCCAAGGATTTAGGGACAGGACGCGAGCAGTCCATAAAAATTACTGCCTCAAGCGGCCTGTCCGAGGAAGAGATCAGGAAAATGGTCCGGGATGCAGAGGCCCATGCCGAAGAGGACCATAAGAAAAAGGCCCTGGCTGAGGCGCGAAACCACGCCGACACTCTTATATACGCCACTGAGAAATCTATGGCCGATTTAGGGGATAAAGTTGATGCAACCACCAGGAGCAATGTCGAGGATGCCGTTACCCGTCTGAAAAAGGCCATGGAAGGGAACGACGCAGAAGAGATTAAGCGCCTTTCAGAGGAGTTGACCAAGGCCTCCCATAAGCTGGCCGAGGCGCTCTATGCCAAAACAGCTCAGGCTGAAGCGGCCGGCGCCGGCGGCCCGGGGGCTGCGAGCGGCGAAGAGCAGGCCAAAAAGGGTGAAGAAGAGGTGGTGGAAGCAGAGTTCGAAGAGGTAAAGTAA
- the grpE gene encoding nucleotide exchange factor GrpE, with amino-acid sequence MSIDDKATENKTEDVKVEISKEALETQKRPLTEKSVEELAALIKEKEQEAIAHYDRMLRMAAELENYKKRAEREKAEHIKYANESLAKELLSILDNLERAVEHAKNDDTDKQALLAGVEMVLMEFINVMEKSGLKAVDACGQVFDPQYHEAVMVEENDSVEDNTILNELQKGYIFKDRLLRPAMVVVSRRPVSTPENV; translated from the coding sequence ATGTCAATTGACGATAAAGCGACTGAAAATAAAACGGAAGATGTTAAGGTTGAAATAAGCAAAGAGGCCTTGGAAACACAGAAAAGACCTCTTACGGAAAAAAGTGTTGAAGAATTAGCAGCCCTGATTAAAGAAAAAGAACAAGAGGCCATCGCCCATTATGACCGGATGTTGCGTATGGCAGCGGAACTGGAAAATTACAAAAAAAGGGCGGAGAGGGAAAAAGCAGAGCATATTAAGTATGCAAATGAGTCCCTTGCCAAGGAACTCCTGTCCATACTCGACAATCTGGAACGGGCGGTGGAGCACGCTAAAAATGATGATACGGATAAGCAGGCCCTTCTGGCCGGCGTAGAGATGGTCTTGATGGAATTTATTAATGTAATGGAAAAGTCTGGCCTCAAGGCTGTAGATGCTTGTGGCCAGGTCTTTGACCCGCAATATCATGAAGCGGTTATGGTAGAAGAAAATGATAGCGTAGAGGACAATACCATACTTAATGAGCTTCAAAAGGGGTATATATTTAAAGATCGCCTCTTAAGGCCGGCTATGGTGGTGGTTTCCAGACGGCCGGTTAGTACCCCGGAAAATGTTTAA
- the hrcA gene encoding heat-inducible transcriptional repressor HrcA: MVKSDIQRQRKVLQAVIQEYIATAEPVGSRRVCHKYSFDVSPATVRNIMADMEEMGFLFQPHASAGRIPTESGWRFYIDSILEVTPLSEAEKALVAGSLKRKLPAGEVLKDTSRALSSISGHTAIVSAPRFTQAVFKHIEFIRLRKGVVLVICVSPAGIVQNKIIEVEENLDQARLDRLSRYLTELLSEMTIEEAKKKILREMQAEKDLFNRLLSSALEMSEKNLPDGEEAVYIEGKTNILRYPELCEIDKMKAIFETFEEKGILIKLLDKCITAQGVQIFIGSESEYNAMEGCSIVASPYVTGGNVLGALGVIGPMRMNYARLIPLVRYTADLLGELIKERSG, encoded by the coding sequence ATGGTAAAATCTGATATACAAAGGCAGCGCAAAGTCCTGCAAGCTGTAATTCAGGAGTATATCGCGACAGCAGAACCGGTAGGCTCACGTCGCGTCTGTCACAAATACAGTTTTGACGTAAGCCCGGCCACCGTCCGCAATATTATGGCCGATATGGAAGAAATGGGGTTTCTGTTTCAACCCCACGCCTCGGCCGGCCGCATACCGACCGAAAGCGGGTGGCGCTTTTATATAGACAGCATACTGGAGGTCACCCCTCTTTCTGAAGCGGAAAAGGCCTTGGTCGCCGGCAGCCTCAAAAGAAAGTTGCCTGCCGGGGAGGTACTAAAGGATACTTCACGGGCCTTATCATCCATTTCCGGCCATACAGCTATTGTATCCGCTCCCCGTTTCACACAAGCGGTATTCAAGCATATTGAATTCATCCGGCTGCGTAAAGGTGTTGTGCTTGTAATTTGTGTTTCTCCCGCCGGCATCGTTCAAAACAAGATCATAGAAGTGGAAGAAAACCTTGACCAGGCCAGGCTGGATAGATTGTCCCGCTATCTGACTGAATTGCTAAGCGAAATGACCATAGAAGAGGCAAAGAAAAAAATCTTGCGTGAGATGCAGGCGGAAAAGGACCTGTTTAACCGGTTGCTCTCCAGCGCCCTGGAGATGAGTGAAAAAAATCTTCCGGATGGCGAAGAAGCGGTATATATCGAAGGCAAGACCAACATCTTAAGATACCCGGAGCTCTGCGAAATTGATAAAATGAAGGCTATTTTCGAGACCTTCGAGGAAAAGGGTATCCTCATCAAGCTATTGGACAAATGTATAACCGCGCAGGGAGTGCAAATCTTTATCGGCTCAGAGAGTGAATATAATGCCATGGAAGGATGCAGCATTGTGGCCTCACCTTACGTCACCGGGGGAAATGTACTGGGAGCCCTGGGGGTAATTGGTCCGATGCGCATGAATTACGCAAGGCTCATCCCGTTAGTCAGATACACCGCTGACCTCCTGGGTGAATTGATTAAAGAGCGTTCCGGATAA
- a CDS encoding YtxH domain-containing protein, translating to MPNEKEDIKIIGAFLLGGIVGAGLALLLAPQSGKRTREDIARIATKAKRRAEDVAEDAAHTVKNVIYDVGELLSDVVGHGKDLTEDVKKKLLGAIEEGQKSFEEQKTKILKMVK from the coding sequence ATGCCTAACGAAAAAGAAGACATAAAAATAATTGGCGCCTTTTTGCTGGGCGGAATTGTTGGCGCCGGTCTGGCCCTTTTGCTTGCCCCTCAATCAGGCAAAAGGACGCGGGAAGATATCGCCCGCATTGCTACCAAGGCCAAACGTCGGGCGGAAGATGTGGCCGAAGATGCGGCCCATACGGTCAAGAACGTGATTTATGACGTAGGCGAATTATTGTCCGATGTCGTCGGCCACGGGAAGGACCTGACCGAAGATGTGAAGAAAAAATTGCTTGGGGCCATAGAGGAAGGGCAGAAATCATTTGAAGAACAAAAGACAAAAATCTTGAAAATGGTAAAATAG
- a CDS encoding aconitate hydratase, producing the protein MHLSVAEKIVKRHLVDGDLTPGEEISLRIDQTLTQDSTGTMAYLQFEAIGLPRVKTELSVSYVDHNTLQVGFENADDHRFLQSIAARYGLYFSRPGNGICHQVHLERFGVPGKTLLGSDSHTPTGGGLGMLAIGAGGLDVALAMAGYPFHLVMPRVVLVRLTGEMAPWVTAKDIVLELLRRVTVKGGVGRIFEYGGDGIAQLSVPERATITNMGAETGATTSVFPSDEVTRTFLRAQGRGGSFAPLVADEGAVYDEVVEIDLSRLVPLVARPHMPDQVCPVSDLQGLKVDQVAIGSCTNSSYKDLATAAAILKGKTIHPNVSLVISPGSRQVLAILARKGYLSDLIASGARILENTCGPCIGMGQAPPTGGVSLRTFNRNFEGRCGTKTASVYLASPEVAAATALTGVLTDPRTLGEPVRVALPRRYMINDRLIIPPLEPSRAEGVEIIRGPNIQALPGREALPSELTGPVLIKLGHDVTTDHILPAGASITALRSNIPAISRYIFSQVDPTFYDRAREAGGGFIVGGMNYGQGSSREHAALGPMYLGIKAVLALSFARIHRSNLINFGILPLVFLKKEDYDSIQADDRLAIPDIRKQLLSEQPVRIINETQGHHFMVNLTVQKRERDVLLAGGLLNYVRETL; encoded by the coding sequence ATGCATTTATCTGTAGCCGAGAAGATCGTAAAACGTCACCTGGTAGATGGGGACTTGACGCCAGGGGAGGAGATAAGCCTGCGTATCGACCAGACACTGACCCAGGACTCCACCGGAACTATGGCCTATCTACAGTTTGAGGCCATTGGCCTCCCCAGGGTCAAAACGGAACTTTCCGTAAGTTATGTCGATCATAACACCCTGCAGGTCGGTTTTGAGAATGCCGATGATCATCGCTTCCTGCAGAGCATAGCGGCCCGGTATGGTTTGTACTTCTCGCGGCCCGGCAACGGCATCTGCCATCAAGTCCATCTGGAACGCTTTGGCGTACCCGGAAAGACGCTCCTCGGTTCGGACAGTCACACGCCGACCGGCGGCGGTCTGGGGATGCTGGCTATCGGCGCGGGCGGCCTGGATGTGGCCCTGGCCATGGCCGGATATCCCTTTCACCTGGTTATGCCCCGGGTTGTACTGGTCAGACTGACCGGGGAAATGGCTCCGTGGGTCACAGCCAAAGATATTGTCCTGGAATTGCTCCGGCGGGTCACGGTCAAGGGCGGCGTGGGAAGGATATTCGAATACGGCGGTGACGGCATAGCACAGCTATCCGTACCGGAACGGGCCACGATCACCAATATGGGCGCAGAGACCGGGGCTACTACCTCCGTCTTCCCAAGTGATGAAGTCACCCGGACGTTTCTGAGGGCGCAGGGGAGGGGCGGTTCCTTTGCTCCGCTGGTAGCTGATGAAGGCGCAGTCTATGATGAGGTCGTAGAGATAGACTTAAGCCGGCTGGTTCCTTTAGTGGCCCGGCCGCACATGCCGGATCAGGTGTGCCCGGTTTCAGATTTGCAGGGACTGAAAGTTGACCAGGTGGCCATCGGCAGTTGCACCAATTCATCTTATAAAGACCTGGCCACGGCGGCAGCAATATTAAAGGGTAAAACCATCCATCCAAACGTAAGTCTGGTCATCTCGCCGGGCTCCCGGCAGGTCTTGGCCATACTGGCCAGGAAGGGCTATTTGAGTGACCTTATTGCCTCCGGCGCCCGGATTCTGGAGAATACCTGTGGCCCCTGCATCGGTATGGGACAGGCCCCGCCCACCGGTGGGGTAAGCCTTCGCACCTTTAATCGCAACTTTGAAGGGCGTTGCGGGACAAAGACCGCCTCTGTCTATCTGGCCAGTCCGGAGGTGGCCGCGGCTACGGCCTTAACCGGAGTTCTCACTGACCCCCGGACCCTGGGTGAGCCGGTCAGGGTAGCTCTCCCACGACGCTACATGATAAATGACAGGCTTATTATCCCACCCCTGGAGCCTTCCAGGGCTGAGGGAGTAGAGATTATCCGCGGGCCTAATATCCAGGCCCTGCCCGGACGGGAGGCCCTGCCCTCTGAATTGACCGGGCCGGTCTTGATTAAACTGGGCCATGATGTTACCACCGACCACATCCTCCCGGCCGGGGCCAGTATTACCGCGCTTCGCTCCAATATTCCGGCTATTTCCCGCTATATCTTCAGCCAGGTCGATCCCACCTTTTATGACCGGGCAAGGGAGGCCGGCGGCGGGTTCATTGTCGGGGGCATGAATTACGGCCAGGGCTCCAGCCGCGAGCATGCCGCCCTGGGGCCCATGTACCTCGGCATAAAGGCCGTGCTGGCCCTGTCCTTCGCCCGCATACACCGGAGCAACCTGATTAACTTTGGCATATTGCCCCTGGTGTTCCTGAAAAAGGAGGATTATGATTCCATTCAGGCGGATGATCGTTTGGCTATCCCGGATATCAGGAAGCAGCTCCTTTCTGAACAACCGGTCCGTATTATTAACGAGACACAGGGGCACCATTTTATGGTCAACCTGACTGTCCAGAAACGGGAGAGGGATGTCCTTCTGGCCGGGGGGCTGCTCAATTACGTCCGTGAGACACTGTAG